The Erinaceus europaeus chromosome 4, mEriEur2.1, whole genome shotgun sequence genomic sequence ATAAATACTTTCAGGGAAATAGTAAGTTATCAGTTGTGTATTACTCTGCCTGAAATCATGAGTGTTGGTCTCCTGTAGGAACCAtcttgggtggggtagatagcatagtggttatgcaaagacactgccTCAGGCttagaagacccaggttcaattccactgccataaaccaaagctgactgGTGTTCAGGTTTAAAAATTAACATCTTAACTCATGTTTGGATAGAACAAGTGGTCTGAGCAGAGGTAAAAGTGAAAGCAAGTTAGTAAGAACTTGTTTTGGggtgggggcccaggtggtgacacaactgGTTCAGTGTCCAAAGCTGttgcccacatgcagggggaagcttcatgaatggtaagcaGGCCTGACAGTGCTCTGACTCCTCCCCTATTGATCTCTCCGGCTCTATAATAAagaattaacatttttaaaaaagtcatcccCCCAAAACCCTCAGTTTATCCAGCACCTGTAACGGGTTACTCGGGGTACTGTGTATCCTTTTATACCTGCAACTACAGCACCCACCTCAATAGaggaagtgttttttgttttttatgcccctcttatctgaaaatgtcaaacaGTGATGAAATCCCAGTGATGACTGAAACCTTAGGCCAGGTAGTAGCCCACCTGGTTGAACTTCAATGTTGCATTTCTTCAAAAGTGAAACCTGGCATTGATGAGAAACCTATTTCAGGCTGGTAGGACAGCTTACCTAGGAAAGTTAGTGCTGGTAATGCCtgcaacccagggtttttaagacctggtttcttttccttttgattcTGTCTGAAGcagtcagcctggagcaatggAGACCCTATTCTCTGAATCAATCTAATTGATttcatgcatttttatttattttacattaaagATGATgtatgcagtggataaggcattggattctcaagcccttggtcccagaATTGAAATCTCAGCCAttgcttgtaccagagtgatgctctggccttGTCAcattagtaaatttttttttttttcctgaatcccTGGGCCTGTTACATGAAGATACCTAAAGAGctggtctttgttttttaattacctGGATTATCTGCTGACTAACTGTATTCCTCCCAGGTGCTTTCCTTTTTTAGATTAGGTgggaaggaggggtggggggtgaaggacacctgcagcactgctttgctactcatgaaactttgctCCCTGATagggaagggaaggcaaggcttgaacttggttccttgtgtATGGTCAATTGTGTTTTCTACCGGGTGCTTCGTtgtctggctcttttttttttttttttttttatgaaaacatTAGGGTTTGAGTACACGGGAcccaacctaggtttgagccccagagataatcctagtgACAATATGGGGAGGGGGCTTATGTGTGTGAGTCATAAAGTAAAAACCCAAACCACCACTCCTGGCATATGCAATGTTAATGGAATGAGAAACTTCATGCTGCTGTACTGGTTGAGCTACTTCCAGccacccctttattttatttatttatttatttattttttaccagagcgctgctcagctttggtttatagtggtcaggggatgaacctgggactttgaggcctcaggcacaagattctctttgtataatcattatgctgtctacccccacccttatatTTCATGATTTTTAATCATGCTGAAAGAATAAGCTCAAAACTTGTCAAAACCTTTCTTCAGGGTGTGGGGCGAAGATACGCTCATGTGGTATTGAGGAAAGCCGACATTGACTTGACCAAGAGGGCAGGAGAACTCACAGAGGATGAGGTGAGAACAAAAAGGAGGCTTTGGGTGGTGCCTACCTCTGGGATTGGCTCTGGATCTGACCCGTCTTGTCTTCCAGGTGGAACGTGTGATCACTATTATGCAGAATCCACGCCAGTACAAGATACCTGACTGGTTTTTGAACAGACAGAAGGATGTGAAGGATGGAAAATACAGTCAGGTACTTGAAGCAGAAAAGCAAAGTGAGGCAAAGACCAAAGGTGACAGTGTATAAAGTTAGACTCCTGAGCTTTAGATTTGAATTTAGTCCCAAGCATCACGTTTTCTGTCTCAAAATTATAAGTATTTTGGGGCTGGGTCGTGGGGCACCTTGTTGAGTACATGCATtaaaatgtataaggacccatgtttgagccctggtccccaccttcagggggaaaactttgtgagtggtgaagcggtgttgcacGTATTTCTTTGTCTCCCTGTCACCCgaacccctctcaacttctagctgtctctagccaataaagtgcctttaaatttttattagagtTTGAATAATGATAAAAAGTATAATtcaacagttcccaccactacagTTGTGTCCATCTACACTGGAAATTTGcctgttctttatccatctgggagtatgggccattTTTGAAGTGCAGAGAGTGGGAgttatggtttctgtaattgctactctgctGGATATAGGCATCAACGGGTTGATTTCATACCCAAAAGTCAGGGATAAGGTTCTGGAGGGGTGAGAttatatgcccagggaagtcaggatggaatcagtagCATatcaaaaagggagagacagacacctgaaggcaCTGCCTTACAGTTCAGGAATGCAGCTTGGACAGTAAGTGCAGCACATTAGACACaggtgttgcaaagtgcaaggaccagagtaaggatcctggtatgagcccccagctccccacctgcaagggagtcactttacaagcagtgaagcaggtgtctttctctcctctctgtttccccctcctctttccatttttctctgtcctaacaatgacatcactaacaataaGGGGGggtcaaaagtgaaaataaatatattggacctgggtccttgcatattgcaacatgctctccactgggtgcaccacctcccagaccctcaATACATGAAAAAGGTTTCTTGCTAACAGTTTCTACCATTCAGTTAGAAATTACCataggaggggagtcaggcagtagcacagcgggttaaacacacatggtgcaaagcgcaaggaccagtatataAGGATtctgggttgagcccctggctccctgcctgcaagggcaacaaaagggaataactattaACAAAAATAGAAATTACCATAGAGGGTCATGATAAAAGAAATATCCTTAATCTTAACTCAAATGCAGGTCCTGGCTAATGGTTTGGACAACAAGCTCCGTGAAGATCTGGAGCGGCTTAAGAAGATTCGAGCCCACAGAGGGCTGCGCCACTTCTGGGGGTGAGTAAGGTTAAGGGCTTGGGACTGAAATTTCTTGTCCTAATATCAAACATTTGCTGTGATTTGTAACTATTTTTTGCTCTTTTGTAGACTTCGTGTCCGTGGCCAACATACCAAGACCACAGGACGCCGTGGCCGCACCGTGGGTGtgtccaagaaaaaataaatctaggCCTTATCAATAAAAAGTTTATATACCTATGGCTTTTTTTGTGTGATGCCTtttattttgcctttctctggACGCTGATAACTTGATGTTGTCATATAGGCTCCTTCGCATGCTTCTGCTAACCTGGCTGCAGAGAGAGTGCACCCAGAGCCAGGTGCACCGCTCCCCACTTTGGTTCAGGTTTTCCTTGGGGAGCACACCAGGAACAGGAAGGTCTAAGCTCCAGAGGCAGGgcaaggacaggaagcaggggtgCTAGCCAGCAGCTAAGCAGCTCACCTATGCCAGAGGGCCTGGAGGATCACTAGCAGCAGGGTGGCCAGGAAAAGTCTGAGCTGCATGATGGGGTGCAGTGTGGCTCAGACTGAGTGGACCCATTCAGTTACATAAATACTGATTGTGACTACTCCCCCACACACTGCTGGAATCAGCCTGAAAGGAAAAGAGTAACCAATAAatactgcttttttatttttgagagatgcagagagaaacaaagcactgctcagctcaggctcctggtgtggaggattgaacctgggacttcagagcctcaggcctgacagtCTGTATAACCACTGCTATATGCCACTGCCCACAcatgcccttttttaaaaaaattctttattggggaattgttttactttcaacaataaatacaatagtttgtacatgtatgtcacttctcagttttccatattgtACATGCAtgtcacttctcagttttccatataaagacccccactaggtcctctcatcctttttggactggtTTTCCCCCAtctaccccagagttttttttactttggtgcaatacaccaattccagttcaggttctacttgtgttttctgatctttttcaacttctgcctgagagtgagatcatcccatattcatccttctgtttctgacttatttcactcaacatgattttttcaaggtccatccaagatcagctgaaaatggtgaagtcattttttacagctgagtagtattccattgtgtatatatactacaacttgctcagccactcatctgttgttggacacctgggttgcttccaggttttggctattagaaattgtgctgccatgggATGatctcttaggcagaagttgaaaaacaagatcaaaaaacacaagtagaacctgaaatggaattggcatattgcaacaaagtaaaagactgggctgggtgggtgaggagaatacaggtccatgaaggatgataaatgacagtgggggttgtattgttaaatgggaaactggggaatgttatgcatgtacaaactattgtatttattgttgaatgtaaaacattaattccccgataaagaaataaaattgtgctgccaagaacatatgtgtacatagatctatttggatgggtgtgttgggttccttaggatgtatccccaggagaggaattgcaggatcatagggtaggtccatttctagcctgagagttatccagactgttctctacagaggttggatcagtttacattcccacgagcagtgtaggagggctcctttgaccccagaacctctccagcatttgctgctgttacctttcctgatgtatatTTCTTAAGAGGAGTGAAGTATCtcgctgttgtctttatttgcatttctctgacaaagacttggagcattttttcatgcctttggatctcctctgtggtgaatattctgttcatgccctctccccatttttggagggggttgttttcttgttgagtttggcaagctctatatattctggttattagcctcgtctgatatatggcatgtaaagatcttttcccattctgtgaggggtctcttggtttgggtagtggtttctttagctgtgcagaagctttttttttgtaccaagcagttttgatgacaacagccctataatacaatttgagatctgggagtgtgatgcctccggttctgttctttcttctgaagattgttttggcaattctagttcttttctggttccagataaacatttgtagcattttttctattctcctaaaaaatgtggttgggatcttgatagggatagcttaaatttgtagatggctctgggtagtatatccattttgatgatgttaattcttccaacccatgcacATGGAATATCgttccacttttttgtgtttttcaatttccttgagtagtgactcataattttcagtatacaagtctttcacttctttggttaggtttattcctagatattttattgtttttgttgctatagtaaaaggaattgattgctGGATTTCAACAACTTCTAACTTAgtgcttgcatagaggaatgccactgacttttaaaaaaattatttacttatttattcccctttgttatccttgttttattgttgtacttattgttgttattgatgtcgtcgatgttggataggacagagagaaatggaaagaggtcagaaacaaggatgaatatgggatgatctcactctcaggcagaagtagaaaaacaagatcagaagagaaaacacaagtagaacctgaactggaattggcgtattgcaccaaagtaaaagactcgggtgggtgggtgggtagggagaatacagattcaagaaggatgacagaggacctagtgggggttgtattgttatatgggaaactaatgttatgcatgtacaaactattgtatttactgttgaatgtaaaacattaattccccaacaacaaaaaaaaatttaaaaaatggaaagggggggagagaaagacacctgcagacctgcttcaccgcttgtgaagcgactccgctgcaggtagggagccggggttattgctgggctctgtgcctgcaccatgaatccaccgctcctggaagccatttttcccccttttgttgcccttgttgtagtctcattgtggttattcccttttgttgcctttgttattattgttgttgttgtcggacaggacagagagaaatagaggaggagaagacaggggagggagagaaagatagacacctgcttaaccacttgtgaagtgactcccctgcaggtggggagctggggactggaaccgggatccttaggccggtcctagtgctttgcgctacatgtgcttaatctgctgcactaccgcctgactcctgccaccgacttttgaatgttaattttgtagcctgacaccttactgtactgccatcttgctggattccttagttttttctatgtatatactatcatgtcatctgaaaacatgcctttttttatataatttttaaaaataatttatttattcatgagaaaggaggagagaaagaaccagacatcgctctggtacatgtgctgctcgggatcgaactcgggacctcatggttgagaatccaatgctttatccactgtgccatctcccggaccacgaaAACATgccttttttaaagctttttgtttcacatgagggcagaggagggggTAAGCAAAATCACTTCTGGGAATGGAACCTGGAGACCTCCATCCAGCAAGAAAGCCTAATGTTATACTTGACTTATTTTCTCAGCCACCCTACATGCTAACTTAAGAGGGAGCCCaagttgtggcctgggaggtggcacagtagataaagtgctggattctcaaccatgaggtcccaagttcaatccctggcagcacatgtaccagagtgatgtctggttctttctctctgcctatctttctcatgaataaataaacacttaaaaaaaaaaaaaagggagcctaTGCTGGTTTCCAGACAGCCAAATCTCACGGAGCTGTGCTGCATGGTATGGAGGGATAAGGTAGTCAGTAGCCACTTGCAGCTAGCTCTGGTAACTGACTACCCAGCTGGGCGTTAAGAATGAAGGTTCCAGGACATGGTGCATTCGACTAGAtatgatgaggtcctgagttccatgccTGGGAACACGTGTGTGGTGGTCTGGTTCTttgtaaaaatcaaaaaaaaggcGGGAGAATGTTGATCTATAGATCCGGAAGAACATAGCAGGAAGGTGGGGCGCCTGTGTGGTTGGGCGGGAAAGCCAGAGCGCTGCGGGTTCCCTATGGCCACCGCTCACTGCTCCACTTGAGCTCCCGCCCCGTCTCTGGGGGAAGCACTTGCACTTCAGCCAGTCCCCGCTTCGGAAAGACTTCCGGTTTCCGAGAAGGGCGGGCCTCGGCTCCGGGGGAGGGGCCGCGGGACACTCACGATCTGTCAGGCATGGAGCTCTGGGGCTGGGGTTGGGCAGCGGATAAAGCCGGACCCACCGAGCTTCGGAGACGAGCTCTGGGGCGAAGAAGCTGTGAAGAGGTAATCTTCCCGAGGCTGGGGGCGCGCTCCACCCAGCCAGCACCGGCGACAGGAACCTGGGCCCTCCACCCTCCAACCCCGCACTTGCTTCCGCCAGATCCTCTCAGTCTGAGCCACACTGCGCCCCACCATGCCGCTCAGCCTTTTCCGGCGCCTTCTCTTGGCCACCCTGCTGCTTGCGATCGTCTGGACTCTCTTCGGGCCCTCCGGCATCGGTGAGGAGCTGCTGAGCCTCTCGCTAGCCTCCCTGCTTCCTGCCCCGGCCTCCCCAGGGCCGCCCCTGGCCTTGCCCCGCCTCTTGATACCCAATGAGGATGCCTGCACTCCTCCTGGTGCCCCGACCTTCCTGCTCATCCTGGTGTGCTCCGCCACGGAACACCTGAACCAAAGAAATGCTATCCGGGCCTCGTGGGGAGGGGTGCGTGCTGCCCGAGGGCTCAGGGTGCAGACTCTCTTTCTGTTGGGAGAGCCCCATGGAACTTATTCCGACCAGAGTTCCCAGAAGCAGCTGGAACGGGAGTCTGCAGCTAAAGGGGATATTTTGCAGGCTGCCTTCCAGGACTCCTATCGCAACCTTACTCTCAAGACCCTCAGCGGGCTGAACTGGGCAGATAAGTACTGCCCCATGGCTCGCTATGTCCTCAAGACCGACGATGATGTGTTTGTCAACGTCCCGGAGCTGGTGGCAGAGCTGATCCGAAGAGGGGGCCGTTGGGAGCAATGGGAGAAGGGCATAGATCCCCAGAGAGAAGCTGGGGTTGAAAACAGACAGCAGGAAGGAAAGTCCACCTTGGGGAGCCGACAGGTGCCTCTCCTGTATCTGGGCCGGTTGCACTGGCAGGTGCACCCCTCTCGAACACCAGGGGGCAAGCACCATATATCAGAGGAACAGTGGCCTCTCAGCTGGGGGTCCTTTCCACCCTATGCCTCTGGCACAGGGTATGTGCTGTCAgcttctgctgtgcaactcatCCTGAAAGTAGCCAGCCGGGCTCCCCCTCTACCACTGGAGGACGTCTTTGTAGGGATAAGTGCCAGAAGAGGAGGCCTCAGCCCAACTCATTGTGTCAGGTTAGCTGGTGCCACCCACTATCCTCTAGACCGGTGCTGCTATGGAAAATTCCTGCTGACCTCCCACAGGTTGGACCCCTGGAAGATGCAGGAAGTCTGGAAGTTACTGGGAGGCACTGAGGGAGGAAGGACTAAACCCTTCTGCACATGGCTCCAGGGAATACTGGGCATTGCACGGTGTCGGATAAATGCCTGGTTTCAAAGCTGAGAGGCTTGAGGAATGGAGATGCACCCAGCACCCCCATCACTGTCCCTCCCAGACCCAAGGGCAGGGCTCACTGGCTGCAGCTGATCAGGTTCTCTAGACTGACTGCTCTGGCTGTTACCAAAGACTGAAGCATACAGGAGAAACCTAAGGACCAGCCAGCCCCAAAGATGATCATCAGGAAGAGGAAATAACAAACAATGGGCTTGTTCCCTCCGTTATGGCAGAAGGGGCACAAACTCCTCAATAAACTTGTCTTTCTACCTCTGAGTGCAGTGTGGTCCTAGCCAGAAGTCCCAGAACACAAATCTTGGGAGTCTAAAGACTGCCACACCCAGCTAGATGAGGACAACTCTAGGGATGTAGGGGAGAAAGGACAGACTCCCAAGGAGGGAAACCCATAAAGAGCAAGACTAAGGCCACAGCAACCATGAgatatggggtgggggtagaggcaTGAGCATGACTCCTTGGCTCCTTGAGTTAACCACAGACTAGGAAAGGGAGGAGACAAGAATCATCCACacattccccccaaaaaaatcttgCTCTTTAATGTCAACCCAACCCCAGCTGTCCATGCCAGTTGAGGAAGAAGCACAATGCCTCCCCCCATCTAGGGAAAAAGATCATTTTCTCATAGGTGATCTTAGGTAGAATTTATCACCCATAGTACCCTGTGGAACTAGCTCAGCGTACAAATCTGTCCAGGGCTGATGGCCGGGCTCCAGTGGGTTTGTCCTTGTCTTGTTTTTGCTGCTGCCGTTGCTGCTGCTTAAGGTTTTGTCGGACTTTGTCCTGAGTGGGGAAACAGGCAAGGTAAGAAGTGGCAGAAAGGCAAGGCCAAAGGCACAGATACAACCTGTGAAAGGCCTGTCCCACTCCCCCAAAATAAGCATTTACCCTATGTTCCTCATCCAtgactttcctcttcctcttcactaAGCTTGCCGTCGAGCTGCGGCCTTTCTGTTTTGGTTTTGGCTGGAAGGGAACCTTGGCCTTGGGATCATATCCCTGAGGGAGGGTACAGAAGTGAAATCTTTAATAGCCTAGCAGCACCTACTGACTGTATCACACTTAAGGTACATTAGCAGGGAGAAATTAGCCTTGGGTGCTCTTGGCTGTCTGCTCCATACCAGCCTTTCTATCCGTTCCTTCTTTTGCTGCTCCAAAGAGATAACATCAACCTCTGCCAGGGCTCGTGGATCAAGACAGATGAGTTCTGCAGGTACCTAGAGATGCCAGAGGAACAGGAATGAAATCAGGAATGCCACTGAATCCTACTCTTCCCAAGACCACTGGCAAGGAGAGCTTTCCCCAATCTCAAACTATATAAGCCAGTCCTCACCTTCTCCAGTAAGGCCTTCACCTCCCATTCCTGGCGCTGCTTCTTGCTCCTGTATGGGTTACTCTCTAGGCCATCAAAGTTGGGCTCAGCAGCCCCTAGAGGGAGGGAGGCACAGGGAACGATTAATAGGAACCCAGTCCAGCAGTCCCAGACCTGTCCAAGCCCTTTGTTCTTGGATGTCTTGGTGCATTCTTAACTTTTGGCCAGAATTCACTTTGATAACACTCTCTTGGCCCACTCACCAGGGACCAGCATGCTGGTGAAGCCCCCACTGTGCCCCACCCCGAGCACATCTTCAAAGGGGCAGAACTGAAGGCCGTGCACATTGCCTGAAAGGTGGTGTGTAAGGTAGGGCTGCTCCAGAGAGGGTGGACTGgccttgccctgccctgcccatatGTTGATCACATCGCCCATTCCAGCAGCCAGCAGTCCCCGCTGAGAGAAGGCAAGGTGCCCTGCTCCCTGGGGCAAGGTCCGAGTGCTCAGAGGCTGGAATGTTCCTCGAAGGTCAAAGATCTTTATCTGGTGGTCCAAGCCAGAGGTGGCCATGTACCTGGAGGAAACGGGAATCAATAAATCTGTAGTGGGGGCTGAGCAGGCCTGTGGCAAAGTCCAGGCATCAAGTctggttggggagagaaagacggacaatGACAGTAATCACTACCATCACAAACACTCCACAGGCATCCTCTAGCTGAGATGTAACCcaactgtacttttttttaaaaatttttttaattatttattttcccttttgttgcccttgtttattactgttgttgtagttattattttttaaatatttatttatacccttttgttgcccttgttttgttgttgtagttgttgctgttattgatgccactattgttggacaggacagagagaaatggaaagaggacgggaagagagagggggagagaaagatagacacctgcagacctgcttcactgcttgtgaagcaattctcctgcaagtagggagccggggcttgaaccaggatccttaagcaggtccttgcactctgcgccacctgtgcttaacctgctgcaccaccgccctactcctgttgtagttgttgatgttggttgttgttggataggacagagagaaatggaaagaggaggggaagacagagaaacggagagaaagatagacacctacagacctgcttcactgcctgtgaagcgactcccctgcaggtggggagctgggggctcgaaccaggatccttacgccaatccttgagctttgcgccacctgcgcttaacccgctgtgctaccacccaaccccctgtactttttttcttaagattttcatttatttacttactggagagagacagaaatcaagaaggaagggagagagggagaagaagccctgctccaccacttgtggagcttcccctacTGGCAGGacgggaccaagggcttaaaggctgtaatgtgtacttaaccaggtacgccaccacttggccccctttattattatttttaaaatgttattaattgGAGAgacaagaaagtgagagagatggggaaaacagaaaaagatacctgtagcattccTTCgtggcttgtgaaactttcctgctACTAgtagggctgagggcttgaacttggggtccttctgcattgtaacatagcTTTCCCCCAAGCAGGAGCGAAACAAGAGCTTGAACCCTactgggtccgtgtgcactgtaatgtgtttgcttaaccagctgtgtcacAGCCTGGCGAACATAACATGTACTCTTTACTATGTGCACCAATGCCCAACCCcattaaaaaatacacacacacacgaaacctgaatactgctcaggtctggcatatGGTGGCACCTGGGGCATGTGGATCATTGGGCATgaaagtccccagtccctgtacttttttattttaaattgtggtaaagggctgggaggtagcttgCCTAGTAAAAtgtactttaccatgtgtgagggtctgggctcaagtccctggccaccacataagAAACTATAcaatggggaagtttcacaagcagaaaTAGTACTATGATGTGCCTCCTTTATCTCGcaccctctatctggaaacaaggaaaataaaaaaagaaatatggaacacagagctggggagatagcacaatgcatAATGATTAAGCAAGACTTTATGCCTTAGATGCCAAGAtctcaagtttaatccctggcactaccagagCTTaatagtactctggtttaaaaatgaataaaacggggagcctggcggtagcgcggtgggttaagcacaggtggcgcaaagtacaaggacctgcgtgaggatcccggttcgagcccccggctccccacctgcaggggagtcgcttcacaggtggtgaagcaggtctgcaggtgtctgtctttctctccctctctctgtcttcccctcctctctccatttctctctgtcctatccaacaacgacaacatcagtaacaacaacaataataactacaacaacaataaaaaaaagacaacaagggtaacaaaagggaaaataaataaaaattacaaaaaaaaaaaaaaaaagaataaaacggggtcgggcggtggtgcagtgggttaagcgcatgtggcgcaaagcgcaaggaccggtgtaaggatcccggttccagcccctggctccccacctgcaggtgtctatctttctctccccctctctgtcttcccctcctctctctatttctctctgtcctatccaacaacaaagacatcaacaataacaactacaataataaaacaacaagggcaactaaagggaataaataaagaaataaatttttaaattcacTTTTGATAGTATGCTACTTTGCTATGCATGTAACCCAGGCTGAAGTCCAGTCCCCAGTGGCATTACAGAAGGCTTTG encodes the following:
- the RPS18 gene encoding small ribosomal subunit protein uS13 isoform X1; its protein translation is MSLVIPEKFQHILRVLNTNIDGRRKIAFAITAIKGVGRRYAHVVLRKADIDLTKRAGELTEDEVERVITIMQNPRQYKIPDWFLNRQKDVKDGKYSQVLANGLDNKLREDLERLKKIRAHRGLRHFWGLRVRGQHTKTTGRRGRTVGVSKKK
- the B3GALT4 gene encoding beta-1,3-galactosyltransferase 4; its protein translation is MPLSLFRRLLLATLLLAIVWTLFGPSGIGEELLSLSLASLLPAPASPGPPLALPRLLIPNEDACTPPGAPTFLLILVCSATEHLNQRNAIRASWGGVRAARGLRVQTLFLLGEPHGTYSDQSSQKQLERESAAKGDILQAAFQDSYRNLTLKTLSGLNWADKYCPMARYVLKTDDDVFVNVPELVAELIRRGGRWEQWEKGIDPQREAGVENRQQEGKSTLGSRQVPLLYLGRLHWQVHPSRTPGGKHHISEEQWPLSWGSFPPYASGTGYVLSASAVQLILKVASRAPPLPLEDVFVGISARRGGLSPTHCVRLAGATHYPLDRCCYGKFLLTSHRLDPWKMQEVWKLLGGTEGGRTKPFCTWLQGILGIARCRINAWFQS